The proteins below come from a single Verrucomicrobiia bacterium genomic window:
- a CDS encoding TonB family protein, which yields MRKVYQNESRFARLPVAILFGVGFTAVLFGFIPFAHQIAKPERSLELRTTSAIDLPPPVEEKVDAPPPETETPPEAPPEPQLTDAPQQIPLSADLEVAVGSGGALAGFGEIRALAAAQTIQEETFDVSELEKRPEPVSQTAPAYPPELRKAKIEGVVTILFVLNEDGRVEDPRIENATRPEFEKPALEAVKKWRFRPGMKDGQPVRTFIKYPIRFRVTTG from the coding sequence ATGCGGAAGGTTTACCAGAACGAAAGCAGGTTTGCGCGGTTGCCAGTGGCGATCCTTTTCGGCGTTGGCTTCACCGCGGTGCTGTTCGGATTCATTCCATTCGCGCATCAGATTGCGAAACCCGAACGGAGCCTGGAATTGCGGACCACGAGCGCCATCGATCTCCCTCCGCCCGTCGAAGAAAAAGTCGACGCGCCTCCTCCTGAAACAGAGACGCCTCCGGAGGCACCGCCCGAACCTCAACTCACCGATGCGCCGCAGCAGATTCCCCTCAGCGCCGATCTCGAAGTGGCGGTGGGTTCCGGCGGCGCGCTGGCGGGATTTGGAGAGATTCGTGCGCTGGCGGCGGCGCAAACCATTCAGGAGGAAACGTTCGACGTTTCGGAACTGGAGAAACGCCCTGAACCCGTTTCTCAAACCGCGCCGGCCTATCCTCCGGAATTGCGCAAAGCCAAAATCGAAGGCGTCGTCACGATCTTGTTTGTGTTGAACGAAGACGGCCGCGTCGAAGATCCGCGCATCGAAAATGCCACGCGTCCGGAATTTGAAAAACCCGCGCTGGAAGCCGTCAAGAAGTGGCGATTCCGGCCTGGGATGAAGGACGGCCAGCCCGTCCGCACATTTATCAAATATCCCATTCGATTCCGCGTTACGACTGGGTGA